The region CTTCGGTTCAGGTACGGCATTGTTGTAGTACACCAGCGGTGTTGTTACCTGTATACCTGACCTGGGCAGTTCAAGGGTAATAAAACTACCCCCGTTCCCCCCTTCATACGCGCCCCCGGATTCTGTACCGATAAACACCCCCACATTGTTGGCATGAGCAACCGCCAGAAACTCCGACGCCGTTGAGGCACTTTCTCCATTCATCAGCAAATAAACTTGTCCCTTGAACCGATTGGGCTTAGGAGTATATCGTTTGGGGGTTCGGCCCGTCGAATCAGTGTCGCTGGCCTGTTTAAGGGTAAACGTACCATCGGCCTCAGGGATTAACTCGTTCTTTATGTTTTTGCGGTTGGCTTCGGAGAGGTCCGAAAATTGGAGAAACTCACTGCCATTAGTGCCATCGCTAATGCTATGCTGGCGAGTGTGATAGGGTACGGCTGAATCCGTTTTCATCAGATAGGTAAATAACTCGATACCCTGACTGTCCCACCCACCCGTATTACCTCTGACATCAATGACCAAATGCTTTGTTCGTTGCTTTTTAAGTTTATCCATACTCTTATCCATAAATGCCCGAAAGACGGTCACGGCTTCGGTACTGTTTCTTGCTCCCTCTCCACCGAATCCGTCGAATCGAAGAATAGCGGTGTTCGTCAGCGTATCGGGGAACGACAGGCGCCAGGGGTGTTTCTGTTTTTTGTTGACATACCAGGCTACCATTTGCTTGTTGACGGGATTTTTGAGCATTTGCCGCAACGACACGCGGTAGGGTTTCGCTTCGGCATTCACTTGAACTGTGTCGCCCGTCAGACTGCGAAATTTGAACGAAAACGTATCTGGCTGGCCAACGAACCAATAATAGAACAAGTCAAAAAATTCACCCCGCATCTGACTTTTCGATGATTGGATGTAGCCATCGGCCCAATGGTGTCGGTCCATTTGCTGTCGGATATCGTCCATCGACTGGCCGTTAATACTAAGTAGTTCAAAGCCGGGTTTGATGGTTTGGTCGGTCGTGCCGTTCATCAGGACGAAGAAGCGCTGTTGAGTAGACCATATGAAAAATGGGTTCGTTTTCTGGACTTTATTGAATTGATTGCGCCAGTTTTTCTCCGGTAATGCATGCGTATGGGCACAGCGGATGTCGGCCATAAGAGCTTCAATGGTCCCGTAAAATTTATAAAACGGAAGCGGTTTTGTCAGCGTACCGGCAATACTGTCCAGCTTTGCCTGCATGATTGCTTTGGGCGTGTAGCGATATAAACCCGGATGTGTTTCTTCCAGCAGCTTGCGGAGGTAGCGAAAATCGGCCTGCATAGCGGACGGTTGCAGGACCCGGGTTTTC is a window of Spirosoma linguale DSM 74 DNA encoding:
- a CDS encoding peptidase S41 (PFAM: peptidase S41~KEGG: xcb:XC_4164 hypothetical protein); this encodes MKAIGCLLLSFLFSFSGHAQPAIDSLKTRVLQPSAMQADFRYLRKLLEETHPGLYRYTPKAIMQAKLDSIAGTLTKPLPFYKFYGTIEALMADIRCAHTHALPEKNWRNQFNKVQKTNPFFIWSTQQRFFVLMNGTTDQTIKPGFELLSINGQSMDDIRQQMDRHHWADGYIQSSKSQMRGEFFDLFYYWFVGQPDTFSFKFRSLTGDTVQVNAEAKPYRVSLRQMLKNPVNKQMVAWYVNKKQKHPWRLSFPDTLTNTAILRFDGFGGEGARNSTEAVTVFRAFMDKSMDKLKKQRTKHLVIDVRGNTGGWDSQGIELFTYLMKTDSAVPYHTRQHSISDGTNGSEFLQFSDLSEANRKNIKNELIPEADGTFTLKQASDTDSTGRTPKRYTPKPNRFKGQVYLLMNGESASTASEFLAVAHANNVGVFIGTESGGAYEGGNGGSFITLELPRSGIQVTTPLVYYNNAVPEPKQKGRGTLPDYYVPVTINDLLLHTDSQFNFVVTLIRKQPQ